One Mercurialis annua linkage group LG3, ddMerAnnu1.2, whole genome shotgun sequence DNA window includes the following coding sequences:
- the LOC126673284 gene encoding uncharacterized protein LOC126673284, with translation MDIDSTTLKPKGRVFRRVLTGYYDGAVQAIPVIPGNRGWFIFATFIAHAVTSFATPLIFRRFRGRRSALDGFLFMLGYCATHFSLLAALCQAYRRGLLQRQLGRDVPASRCELGRLAKSANFLISIVTAVLARRYLAYQLEIAIVIASLTMYAHAMIRFVCCIFLDLCLRDLLLAALMHMLVFVAFGNSHAFIAALIFCGALILHQFFFYTPVPDISVEERIEAGALRLLGHCR, from the exons ATGGACATTGACAGTACAACCTTGAAACCTAAGG GGAGAGTATTTCGCAGAGTCTTGACCGGCTATTACGACGGCGCTGTTCAGGCGATACCAGTGATACCGGGGAACAGAGGGTGGTTCATCTTCGCTACTTTTATTGCGCATGCAGTCACTTCTTTTGCAACGCCGCTCATCTTTAGACGCTTCCGAGGAAGAAGAAGTGCCTTGGACGGCTTCTTGTTCATGCTAGGGTACTGCGCCACGCATTTTTCTCTCTTGGCTGCACTTTGTCAAGCCTATCGTCGCGGCCTTTTACAGCGTCAGCTGGGTAGAGACGTGCCTGCATCAAGGTGCGAGCTTGGTCGCCTGGCTAAATCTGCAAATTTCTTGATTTCTATTGTTACTGCTGTGCTAGCGCGCAGGTATCTGGCTTACCAGTTGGAAATTGCGATCGTCATAGCAAGTCTCACTATGTATGCACATGCCATGATCAGATTCGTATGCTGCATCTTTCTAGACCTATGCCTCCGTGATTTACTCTTGGCTGCGCTTATGCATATGCTGGTCTTTGTAGCGTTCGGCAATTCTCATGCATTTATTGCAGCTTTAATCTTCTGTGGTGCTCTCATTTTGCACCAGTTTTTCTTCTATACACCCGTCCCTGATATTTCTGTTGAGGAGCGGATTGAAGCTGGTGCGCTGCGTTTGCTTGGACACTGTCGCTGA
- the LOC126675029 gene encoding uncharacterized protein LOC126675029, which translates to MGLLSLLKLNNQNFGVLLLIPKQIYIVHNYHKLSSLSLTTPRNQSVKAFATAESFKMVKAIRVHELGGPEVMKWEDVEIKEPGEGEIKVKNKAIGLNFIDVYFRKGLYNTPTPFTPGMEAVGEVISVGSGITGRQVGDIVAYAGYPMGSYAEEQILPANRAIPVPSSISPVIAASVILKGMTAQVLLRRCFKVERGHTILVHAAAGGVGSLLCQWANALGATVIGTVSTKEKEAQAKDDGCHHVINYNNEDFVTRVNEITSGSGVEVVYDSVGKDTFQGSLECLKTRGYMVSFGQSSGTPDSVPLSALAKKSLFLTRPSLMLYTEDRDELLVTAGEVFANVTSGILRARVNHTYPLSEAAQAHADLESRKTSGSVVLIP; encoded by the exons ATGGGCTTACTGTCACTGTTGAAGCTCAATAACCAGAATTTTGGTGTGCTACTGTTAATACCTAAACAAATATATATCGTTcataattatcataaattatCATCATTAAGTTTAACAACTCCAAGAAATCAAAGTGTCAAAGCTTTTGCCACAGCAGAATCATTTAAAATGGTGAAGGCGATTAGGGTTCATGAGCTTGGTGGACCTGAG GTGATGAAATGGGAGGATGTGGAGATTAAAGAGCCAGGGGAGGgtgaaataaaagtaaaaaataaagcaATTGGGCTTAATTTCATTGATGTTTACTTCAGGAAAGGACTTTATAATACCCCAACTCCCTTTACTCCAG GTATGGAAGCTGTTGGAGAGGTTATATCTGTAGGCTCTGGAATTACTGGCAGGCAGGTTGGAGATATTGTAGCCTATGCTGGCTATCCTATGGGTTCCTATGCTGAAGAGCAGATCCTTCCAGCAAACAGGGCTATACCCGTTCCTTCCTCCATTAGTCCTGTTATTGCAGCATCTGTTATTCTTAAGGGCATGACTGCGCAGGTCCTACTCCGCCGTTGCTTCAAG GTCGAACGTGGCCATACAATCCTTGTTCATGCAGCAGCCGGCGGAGTCGGGTCTCTTTTATGCCAGTGGGCAAATGCTCTTGGTGCCACAGTTATTGGAACTGTCTCGACCAAGGAAAAGGAAGCACAAGCCAAAGATGATGGATGCCACCATGTAATAAACTACAACAATGAAGATTTTGTTACTCGCGTCAATGAGATCACATCAGGCAGCGGGGTGGAAGTTGTTTATGATTCTGTGGGAAAAGATACCTTTCAG GGATCATTGGAATGCTTGAAGACTCGTGGGTACATGGTGAGTTTTGGGCAGTCATCAGGTACACCTGATTCAGTTCCCTTATCAGCACTCGCAAAGAAATCGCTGTTTCTGACAAGGCCTTCACTCATGCTATATACTGAAGATCGAGATGAGCTACTTGTAACTGCGGGAGAGGTGTTTGCCAATGTTACATCAGGTATATTGCGAGCTCGAGTAAACCATACTTACCCTTTGTCTGAGGCAGCACAAGCTCATGCAGACCTTGAGAGTCGAAAAACATCTGGATCAGTTGTCTTGATACCGTGA
- the LOC126674132 gene encoding protein DYAD translates to MLDLDNSVMACVDPADHIKIGSYYEIDHSKLPPKSPDQLNSIRIVMVSEKTRMRVSLRFPSLVSLKTYFYSDSTKTKLLPAFDVKFIVGSETAAETLYRRVPPQEITDKKNIWRFWAVPCITAQKLIVSNRSFCGGGYGGGGGVKIKQDYLLSQIKDTGMVKWGQKRQVRYLARHNTNPSEYDQQLILVNKEEESEESDPESSAEDDDEVKKKKMAAVKKKGKSEKSLKRKFSTPTTAENNQKNKKKTVVTKKPKTEKNNNYNNQIVVYKQKKLKVFKNSYDRWSAERYHLAEVNMLKIMKEQNAVFGRPILRPELRAHARRLIGDTGLLDHLLKHMAGKVAPGGEDRFRRRHNAEGAMEYWLESADLIEIRREAGVQDPYWIPPPGWSLGDNPTQDPLCSRAIKQLNQEVDKLKRDMELLSKKHDEEELAIETVPMPCGSSPNIDLMFFKEMYIDLANKKAKVEEILLEFSHTIAKMEEKLKTRMEVEEGDRKESSEAALMELPEIVQHKKAEEQHTEDKAAKIERLKSGFKICKPQGSFIWPNNNNNKMVQFEDMIFSLPTPPSVSSTSASQPHLLLPATPATSTSPPVKKPLAEKGPVTITTLSSAVTTYDQSSKTTDLINLNEPPTNQNDNISPQTHGQPSSFPVTYQRRNSTPTTPTVPSMELAVEKKEMMNRWEGNDQGKELIRCCSASSTASSCFSVGAGPWLALSASDAPAASASKSDD, encoded by the exons ATGCTTGATCTTGATAACAGTGTAATGGCGTGTGTTGATCCAGCTGATCATATTAAAATCGGTTCTTATTACGAAATTGATCACTCTAAATTACCTCCTAAATCCCCAGATCAGCTCAACTCTATCCGTATTGTTAtg GTGAGTGAAAAGACAAGAATGAGGGTATCATTGAGATTTCCAAGCTTGGTCTCACTCAAAACTTACTTCTACAGTGACAGTACTAAAACGAAGCTGTTACCAGCGTTTGATGTTAAGTTTATAGTGGGTTCAGAAACCGCCGCGGAGACGCTTTATCGTCGAGTCCCACCTCAGGAAATTACTGATAAGAAGAATATTTGGCGGTTTTGGGCTGTTCCGTGCATCACAGCTCAGAAATTAATCGTCTCTAATCGGTCGTTTTGCGGCGGTGGTTatggcggcggtggtggtgtTAAGATTAAGCAGGATTATCTGTTGTCTCAGATTAAGGATACGGGTATGGTGAAATGGGGTCAGAAGAGACAGGTTAGGTATTTGGCTAGGCATAATACTAACCCTAGTGAGTATGACCAGCAGCTTATCCTTGTTAACAAGGAAGAAGAGAGTGAAGAGAGTGATCCAGAGAGTAGTGCTGAAGATGACGATGAagttaagaagaagaagatggcgGCGGTGAAGAAGAAGGGTAAATCTGAGAAAAGTTTAAAGCGGAAGTTTTCTACTCCGACCACCGCTGAGAATAACCAGAAAAACAAGAAGAAGACGGTGGTTACTAAGAAGCCAAAAActgaaaagaataataattataataatcagATTGTTGTTTACAAGCAGAAAAAACTAAaggtttttaaaaattcctaTGACAGATGGTCTGCCGAGag GTATCATTTGGCTGAGGTAAATATGTTGAAGATAATGAAGGAGCAAAACGCAGTGTTTGGGAGGCCGATATTAAGGCCGGAACTTAGGGCTCATGCAAGGAGATTGATTGGGGACACGGGTCTATTAGACCATTTGCTGAAGCATATGGCAGGGAAGGTGGCACCGGGCGGTGAAGATAGGTTTAGGAGACGGCATAATGCGGAGGGTGCAATGGAGTATTGGCTAGAGAGTGCTGATCTGATTGAGATTAGAAGGGAGGCTGGTGTTCAAGATCCTTATTGGATTCCACCACCTGGTTGGAGCCTTGGTGATAACCCTACTCAGGATCCTCTTTGCTCTAGGGCTATCAAACAACTTAATCAAGAAGTTGATAAATTGAAAAG GGATATGGAGCTGTTATCCAAGAAGCATGATGAGGAGGAACTGGCCATTGAGACTGTACCAATGCCTTGTGGGAGTAGTCCCAACATTGACTTGATGTTTTTCAAG GAAATGTATATTGATTTGGCGAATAAGAAGGCTAAAGTTGAGGAAATATTGCTGGAATTTTCACACACTATAGCCAAAATGGAG GAGAAGCTAAAAACAAGAATGGAGGTGGAGGAAGGAGACAGAAAAGAATCATCAGAAGCAGCATTAATGGAATTGCCAGAAATAGTGCAACACAAGAAAGCAGAAGAACAACACACAGAGGACAAAGCAGCAAAAATAGAAAGGCTGAAGAGTGGTTTCAAAATATGCAAACCCCAAGGCAGTTTCATCTGGccaaacaacaacaacaacaagatGGTTCAATTTGAAGACATGATCTTTTCACTCCCAACTCCGCCGTCTGTCTCCTCCACGTCAGCATCACAACCCCACCTCCTCCTCCCTGCTACTCCGGCCACCAGTACTTCTCCACCTGTGAAGAAGCCATTAGCTGAAAAAGGGCCTGTCACCATTACTACTCTATCCTCAGCTGTCACCACCTATGATCAGAGTAGCAAAACCACTGATCTGATCAACCTGAACGAACCTCCCACCAATCAAAACGACAACATATCACCTCAGACTCATGGTCAACCATCTTCATTTCCTGTCACATACCAAAGAAGAAACTCTACACCCACCACTCCTACTGTGCCAAGT ATGGAATTAGCAGTTGAAAAGAAGGAGATGATGAACCGATGGGAAGGGAATGATCAAGGGAAGGAATTGATAAGGTGTTGCTCCGCTTCTTCCACCGCCTCTTCATGCTTCTCGGTCGGAGCTGGACCATGGCTGGCTCTTTCTGCTTCCGATGCACCAGCTGCCTCGGCTTCCAAATCTGATGATTAG
- the LOC126673765 gene encoding autophagy-related protein 3, whose protein sequence is MVLTQKLHEAFKGTVERITGPRTVSAFKEKGVLSVSEFVLAGDNLVAKCPTWSWESGEPSKRKPYLPSEKQFLITRNVPCLRRAISIEEEYEAAGGEVLLDNEDNDGWLATHGKPKESNGDEEENVPSMEALEISKKDQIKSIPSYFGGEEDDDIPDMADYEDPDNLIDSDPATLHSTYLIAHEPDDDNILRTRTYDVSITYDKYYQTPRVWLTGYDESRMLLQPELVLEDVSQDHARKTVTIEDHPHLPGKHASVHPCRHGAVMKKIIDVLMSRGVEPQVDKYLFIFLKFVASVIPTIEYDYTMDFDLGSSSN, encoded by the exons ATGGTGCTGACACAGAAGCTTCACGAAGCATTCAAGGGAACAGTTGAGAGAATCACAGGGCCCAGAACGGTCTCTGCTTTCAAAGAGAAAGGTGTTCTGAGTGTCAGCGAATTTGTTCTTGCCGGTGATAATCTCGTCGCTAAATGTCCCACCTGGTCATG GGAATCAGGTGAACCAAGCAAGAGGAAGCCTTATTTACCTTCAGAGAAACAGTTTCTGATTACTCGGAACG TTCCTTGTCTACGAAGAGCTATATCTATTGAGGAAGAGTATGAAGCTGCTGGAGGTGAGGTTCTACTTGATAATGAAGATAATGATGGTTGGCTGGCAACTCATGGGAAACCAAAAG AATCCAACGGTGATGAGGAGGAAAATGTTCCTTCCATGGAGGCCCTAGAAATCAGTAAGAAAGATCAAATAAAATCCATACCCTCATACTTTGGGGGGGAAGAGGACGACGACATTCCAGACATGGCAGACTATGAAGACCCTGATAATCTTATTGATTCAGATCCT GCAACACTTCATTCTACTTATCTCATAGCCCATGAACCTGATGATGACAATATATTGCGTACCCGCACCTATGATGTCAGCATTAC GTATGACAAATATTATCAAACTCCTCGTGTCTGGCTTACTGGATATGACGAG TCAAGAATGCTTCTGCAACCAGAACTTGTACTTGAAGATGTTAGTCAAGACCATGCACGCAAAACG GTAACAATTGAAGATCATCCTCATTTGCCTGGAAAACATGCATCTGTACATCCATGTCGTCATGGCGCTGTCATGAAGAAAATTATTGATGTTCTAATGTCTCGTGGAGTTGAGCCACAAGTTGACAA GTATCTTTTCATATTCTTGAAGTTTGTAGCCTCTGTAATTCCAACTATTGAATACGACTACACAATGGATTTTGATCTTGGTAGCTCAAGCAACTGA
- the LOC126673766 gene encoding PLAT domain-containing protein 3-like: MKSLLITSILLLALFSAASADDHNDDDECVYTLYVKTGSIFKAGTDSKISLTLSDAQGRSVWINDLQSWGGLMGPDHDYYERGNLDIFSGRGRCGGGGPLCRLNLTSDGLGSHHGWYCEYIEVTSTGPHKECRQTLFYVDQWLATDVSPYKLTAEIDGCGSSGESVKQGIKGRFFVGNKNSRRSADA, encoded by the exons ATGAAGTCTCTCCTCATCACATCGATACTCTTGCTCGCTCTCTTCTCCGCAGCTTCAGCAGACGACCAC AACGATGACGATGAATGCGTCTACACTCTGTACGTAAAAACAGGATCCATATTCAAAGCAGGGACAGATTCCAAAATCAGCCTCACTCTTAGCGACGCGCAAGGCCGATCTGTATGGATCAACGACCTCCAATCATGGGGCGGTCTAATGGGGCCTGATCATGATTACTATGAGAGGGGTAATCTCGACATTTTCAGCGGGCGTGGCCGTTGCGGCGGCGGTGGACCTCTTTGCCGGCTTAATTTGACCTCTGATGGATTAGGATCGCACCATGGGTGGTACTGTGAGTATATTGAGGTGACTTCTACTGGACCACATAAGGAGTGTAGGCAGACTCTGTTTTATGTGGATCAGTGGCTGGCGACTGATGTTTCTCCTTATAAGTTGACGGCTGAGATTGATGGGTGTGGCTCTTCCGGTGAGTCTGTGAAGCAGGGGATTAAAGGGAGGTTTTTTGTTGGGAATAAAAATAGTAGAAGATCTGCTGATGCTTGA
- the LOC126672955 gene encoding uncharacterized protein LOC126672955: MKKIDKIDKKLRPYLNDVGYSKWTRAHCGNNRHTTMTTNIVESLNSKIQAAKDLPITTLLEYLWSLVSNSTDYLISVLDQTTTFIVDLKDRTCTCRRFQLDGIPCPHAMAILREINQEPYKFCSSYYKKETLLKTYEETVYPIKDQKMWTIPEEVAEMIVATLIGRTKSGRPKKSRYKSKSEISNHNKCSRCKLYGHNRKTCRSMPKAN, translated from the exons ATGAAGAAGATAGACAAAATAGATAAGAAATTGAGGCCTTATCTAAACGATGTTGGTTACAGCAAATGGACAAGAGCTCATTGCGGTAATAACAGGCACACAACCATGACGACCAATATTGTTGAATCTCTCAATTCAAAAATACAAGCTGCCAAGGATCTTCCAATAACAACATTGCTAGAGTACCTATGGTCATTG GTTTCAAATTCAACAGATTACTTAATATCAGTGCTTGATCAAACAACAACTTTCATTGTCGACCTCAAAGATAGAACGTGCACGTGTAGAAGATTCCAGTTGGATGGAATACCATGCCCTCATGCAATGGCAATACTAAGGGAAATAAACCAAGAACCTTATAAGTTTTGTTCGAGTTATTATAAGAAAGAAACATTGTTGAAGACTTATGAGGAAACAGTATATCCAATAAAAGATCAAAAAATGTGGACTATACCAGAAGAAGTGGCAGAAATGATTGTAGCAACACTAATTGGAAGAACAAAATCTGGAAGGCCTAAGAAGAGTAGGTATAAATCTAAAAGTGAGATTTCAAATCATAACAAATGCAGCAGATGTAAACTGTATGGTCACAATAGGAAGACATGCAGAAGTATGCCAAAGGCAAATTAG
- the LOC126671174 gene encoding splicing factor-like protein 1, producing the protein MDSSNPQFESPPLPPPQTLDSPADQSQIQNPDKTLTQNFPPITNDNGAEFTPKIVKPLLSENGLTNTNSGDRDYSGGEEETSSRRRRRSRWDPPAGSSANNNNNNSENQSTDASNTDSGTGGGATRKRKSRWADDDPKPTIQLPEFMKDFTGGIEFDPEIQALNARLLEITRLFQSGMPLDDRPEGARSPSPEPIYDNMGIRINTREFRARERLTKERQDILTQMIKKNPAFKPPADYRPPKLNKKLYIPMKEYPGYNFIGLIIGPRGNTQKRMEKETGAKIVIRGKGSVKEGRLQQKRDLKPDPSENEDLHVLVEADTAEALEAAAGMVEKLLQPVDEVLNEHKRQQLRELAALNGTIRDEEYCRLCGEQGHRQYACPSRSTTFKSDVLCKICGDGGHPTIDCPVKGTTGKKMDDEYQNFLAELGGSMPESSTKLTSTLALGPGSSGSNPPWASNNTGGLGSANQAGSLGANGIKPIKDYDDTNLYIGYLPPNLEDDGLIGLFSAFGDIVMAKVIKDRVTGVSKGYGFVKYRDVQMANNAIASMNGYRIDGRTIAVRVAGKPPQPTVPPGPPASNMPSYPVSSQPIGAYQSQQFTPCGPLPNAPPGGYAATPPGYNGTPVPWGPPMPPPYASYPPPPPPGSMMYPPPVPGQSMAPYGVQYPPPGHPGLSGAPTQTGTSGELQQSYPPGVQSENSSSAPPQSSSAYGSIAQPAYATAPLGYSSYYNAVPPPPPASVSTVDHSQGISNAPWAQNPPVPPPVSSASEKTKYGADAEYEKFMAEMK; encoded by the coding sequence ATGGATTCTTCCAATCCCCAATTCGAATCTCCTCCTCTTCCTCCACCACAAACCCTCGATTCTCCAGCAGATCAATCTCAAATTCAAAACCCAGataaaaccctaacccaaaaTTTCCCCCCTATCACTAACGATAATGGCGCCGAATTTACCCCCAAAATCGTCAAACCCTTACTATCAGAGAACGGACTCACCAACACCAACAGCGGCGACAGAGATTACTCCGGTGGAGAAGAGGAAACCAGTAGCCGGAGACGTCGACGCAGCCGATGGGATCCACCGGCTGGTTCCTCAGCtaataacaacaataataatagcGAAAATCAGTCCACCGACGCTAGTAATACTGATTCCGGAACCGGCGGCGGTGCTACGCGCAAGAGAAAATCTCGCTGGGCTGATGATGATCCGAAACCAACAATTCAGCTGCCTGAGTTTATGAAAGATTTTACTGGAGGTATTGAATTTGACCCTGAAATACAGGCTTTAAATGCTAGGCTTTTGGAAATTACTAGACTGTTTCAATCGGGTATGCCTTTAGATGATAGACCTGAGGGAGCTAGGTCTCCTTCTCCGGAACCTATCTATGATAATATGGGAATTAGAATCAATACTAGAGAGTTTAGGGCTAGAGAGAGATTGACTAAAGAGAGACAAGATATTCTTACCCAAATGATTAAGAAAAACCCTGCTTTTAAGCCTCCGGCTGATTACCGGCCACCTAAGCTTAATAAGAAGCTCTATATACCAATGAAGGAGTACCCGGGTTACAATTTTATCGGTTTGATTATTGGACCAAGAGGGAATACTCAAAAGAGAATGGAAAAGGAAACGGGAGCTAAAATTGTTATTCGGGGGAAAGGATCAGTGAAAGAAGGCAGATTGCAGCAGAAGAGGGATTTGAAACCTGACCCTTCGGAGAATGAAGATTTGCATGTTTTAGTTGAGGCTGATACAGCGGAAGCATTGGAGGCTGCTGCAGGGATGGTTGAAAAGTTGTTGCAGCCTGTTGATGAAGTTTTGAATGAACATAAGAGGCAACAGCTTAGAGAACTTGCTGCTTTAAATGGAACAATTAGGGATGAGGAGTATTGCAGACTGTGTGGTGAGCAGGGCCATAGGCAGTATGCGTGCCCTTCTCGTTCTACTACATTTAAAAGTGATGTACTTTGTAAGATATGTGGTGATGGTGGTCATCCAACTATTGATTGTCCTGTGAAGGGTACAACAGGGAAAAAAATGGATGATGAGTATCAGAACTTTCTTGCTGAGTTAGGTGGTTCTATGCCAGAATCTTCAACTAAGCTAACTTCTACCTTGGCTTTGGGTCCAGGTAGTTCTGGAAGTAATCCTCCATGGGCTAGTAATAATACTGGGGGTCTTGGTAGTGCAAATCAAGCAGGAAGCTTAGGAGCCAATGGAATTAAACCTATTAAAGATTATGATGATACCAATTTGTATATCGGTTATCTGCCACCTAATCTTGAGGATGATGGTTTGATTGGATTGTTTTCAGCATTTGGTGATATTGTGATGGCTAAGGTTATTAAGGATCGGGTTACTGGAGTTAGCAAAGGTTATGGTTTTGTGAAGTATCGTGATGTTCAAATGGCTAATAATGCTATTGCAAGCATGAATGGTTATCGTATAGATGGTCGAACAATTGCTGTGAGAGTTGCTGGTAAGCCGCCTCAGCCAACTGTTCCTCCAGGCCCTCCTGCATCTAATATGCCCTCATACCCTGTTTCATCTCAGCCAATTGGTGCCTATCAGTCCCAGCAGTTTACGCCTTGTGGTCCTCTTCCAAATGCACCTCCCGGTGGCTATGCAGCCACTCCTCCTGGCTATAATGGCACTCCAGTTCCTTGGGGACCACCAATGCCCCCTCCTTATGCTTCTTATCCCCCTCCTCCCCCTCCTGGATCCATGATGTATCCTCCTCCTGTCCCAGGACAGTCTATGGCTCCCTATGGTGTTCAATACCCTCCACCAGGACACCCTGGTCTCTCAGGTGCACCTACTCAGACAGGGACGTCTGGTGAACTTCAGCAAAGCTACCCACCAGGAGTGCAGTCTGAGAACAGCTCTTCTGCTCCACCACAATCATCAAGTGCCTATGGCTCTATAGCTCAACCTGCATATGCTACAGCTCCATTAGGTTACTCATCTTATTACAATGCAGTTCCTCCTCCCCCTCCTGCATCGGTTTCAACCGTTGACCATTCACAAGGCATCAGCAATGCTCCATGGGCGCAAAATCCTCCTGTGCCTCCCCCAGTTTCATCTGCTTCGGAGAAGACAAAATATGGTGCTGATGCGGAGTACGAGAAGTTCATGGCAGAGATGAAATGA